In a genomic window of Corynebacterium coyleae:
- a CDS encoding multidrug effflux MFS transporter produces the protein MQKLSGGLLAALALFTASGPLGIDMYLPGMPELATSLSTSHSFAQMTITGFMLGMALGNLLFGAISDGTGRKPVIIVASAVALVASVACALADSIAFLICARFFQGLAGGCAIVVARAVVPDIAHGKQAARGLSALMAISGFMPAIAPVLGGLIIPAFTWRGVFWTIAAVNLAQLVVALWLVPETLPSHKRTSGTLRQMFPRMGRCLQRPAFTGYMVAAGLGFGTLFSYIAASPLVLQLQLGLSPTTFSLVFGSIALLIPLSNTLNMRLLKRHQPRALLTVALGVDLTVGAILLAFSILGPSTAMIPFIAILSAMAGFIMANASALAIEEVRDIGTGAGTGVMGFFQFIIGGLVPPLVALGPNPAAAMALGVLTCAGLALTGARISSRFHRS, from the coding sequence GTGCAGAAACTTTCTGGTGGCCTCCTCGCCGCGCTGGCTTTGTTTACCGCCTCTGGCCCCCTGGGCATCGACATGTACCTCCCGGGCATGCCAGAGCTTGCGACGAGTTTGTCGACGTCACACTCATTTGCCCAGATGACCATTACCGGGTTCATGCTCGGTATGGCCCTTGGCAATCTCTTGTTTGGGGCGATTTCCGACGGGACTGGACGAAAGCCTGTCATTATTGTGGCTTCCGCCGTTGCCCTTGTTGCCTCGGTGGCTTGCGCGCTAGCCGATTCCATCGCATTCCTCATTTGCGCCCGCTTCTTCCAAGGCCTCGCAGGTGGATGCGCGATCGTCGTTGCTCGTGCTGTCGTCCCCGACATTGCTCACGGAAAACAAGCCGCGCGCGGACTTTCAGCGCTCATGGCGATCTCCGGGTTTATGCCTGCAATCGCCCCGGTGCTTGGTGGCCTCATCATTCCCGCATTCACCTGGCGCGGCGTTTTTTGGACAATCGCTGCAGTCAATCTTGCGCAGCTCGTTGTCGCTTTGTGGCTCGTTCCCGAGACGCTGCCCTCCCACAAGCGGACAAGTGGCACCTTGCGCCAGATGTTTCCGCGGATGGGGCGCTGTCTACAACGTCCCGCGTTCACTGGATACATGGTGGCTGCAGGTTTGGGCTTTGGCACGCTCTTTTCCTACATCGCGGCTTCTCCCCTAGTCCTCCAATTGCAGCTCGGTCTGAGCCCAACCACATTCTCTCTCGTCTTCGGGAGCATCGCGTTGCTCATTCCACTGAGCAACACGCTCAACATGCGGCTGCTCAAGCGGCACCAGCCGCGCGCGCTCCTTACCGTCGCACTCGGAGTTGATCTCACAGTGGGTGCGATACTCCTCGCATTTTCCATTTTGGGTCCAAGCACCGCAATGATTCCTTTTATCGCAATCCTCTCCGCGATGGCGGGATTCATCATGGCGAATGCTTCCGCTCTCGCTATCGAGGAAGTGCGAGACATCGGTACCGGAGCCGGAACCGGTGTCATGGGGTTCTTCCAATTCATTATCGGTGGACTCGTTCCACCACTTGTTGCGCTCGGCCCAAACCCAGCCGCTGCGATGGCGCTCGGCGTGCTCACCTGCGCTGGTTTGGCGCTTACGGGAGCACGCATCAGCTCACGCTTTCACCGAAGCTGA
- a CDS encoding pyrimidine reductase family protein, with translation MLTPNTSDQLPDSIDTQVLIGPVLPPGECETRLIGIASLTGVAAIEGASAGLGNATDFALLNALRVWSDAVLVGAETVRKEDYFGARVSPEKQQQRKENGQSVAPPIVVLSRSLGFDTSSQLFSNSLAAPIFAVPQDMLDTPEVAARAHDITEAGGSILPLVDDSMRTAIEALHMHGMSRIVCEGGPQLNTQMLNEDAVDVFHYTISPHAVLQPSEVRLFGHSDDDRNIPFVLESVKATSDSLLFCRYRRVRDRKG, from the coding sequence ATGCTTACCCCCAACACCTCAGACCAGCTTCCCGACTCGATCGACACGCAGGTATTGATTGGGCCGGTTCTTCCACCTGGGGAGTGCGAGACACGCTTGATTGGTATTGCTTCGCTCACCGGGGTTGCCGCAATCGAGGGAGCATCTGCCGGCTTGGGAAATGCGACCGATTTCGCATTGCTCAACGCCCTTCGCGTGTGGTCTGATGCAGTGCTCGTTGGTGCGGAAACGGTACGAAAGGAAGACTACTTCGGTGCGCGAGTCTCGCCAGAGAAACAGCAACAACGGAAGGAAAACGGGCAGTCTGTCGCACCTCCGATTGTGGTGTTAAGCCGCAGCCTCGGTTTTGATACGTCCTCGCAGCTCTTCTCCAATAGTCTCGCAGCGCCGATATTCGCCGTCCCCCAGGATATGCTCGATACCCCTGAGGTTGCTGCTCGCGCACATGACATCACCGAGGCTGGTGGCAGCATCCTCCCGCTCGTAGATGACTCCATGCGAACAGCAATTGAAGCGCTGCACATGCACGGTATGTCCCGCATCGTTTGCGAGGGAGGTCCACAGCTCAACACCCAGATGCTGAATGAAGACGCGGTAGACGTATTTCATTACACCATCAGCCCTCACGCAGTGCTGCAGCCTTCTGAAGTGAGGTTGTTCGGGCACAGTGACGACGATCGCAACATCCCCTTTGTTCTCGAGTCGGTTAAAGCAACAAGCGATTCCCTGCTGTTTTGCCGTTACCGAAGGGTGCGGGACCGAAAAGGCTAA
- a CDS encoding glycosyltransferase family 87 protein, with protein MLQTRLHDFWVAPAPVATRSHAEVPTSTLRGAGALAWPLAVILIVHRLFVLARTGSVTDDFTTVWSAARRFVDRVPVYNEIYEHVDPHYLYNPGATLLLSPLGMLPSMESARPFFILFNALCIIAAVTWLTRLAGFRMSHPVLPIALALAFMTEAVTNTLVFSNINGVLLLALTAFIALFLARRDVGAGIVLGLAVVVKPMFAPLLVLPLMKMRWKVVASGVAVPVFLNVIAWPLTPGARDYIDVVVPYLGITRDYANSSLAGFAVYFGMPAWAHTILFVVAASAVAAAIIGLARWRYSDEWLWLTLSTGVLLAGVCLLSSLGQAYYSMMLFPALFTVFHRASPLHTWPTWLGAVLCLAPLSWVTPDAILLGRWLNTFLPTFGWAVFIVAVASWVWSTQITSAPQKERTRQ; from the coding sequence ATGTTGCAAACTCGCCTCCATGATTTTTGGGTCGCCCCAGCGCCCGTCGCGACGCGTTCCCACGCGGAGGTACCAACCTCCACGCTTCGAGGCGCAGGTGCTTTGGCTTGGCCACTGGCAGTCATCTTGATCGTGCACAGGCTTTTTGTCCTCGCACGCACCGGATCGGTGACCGACGACTTCACTACGGTCTGGTCGGCGGCACGCCGCTTCGTCGACCGAGTACCTGTGTACAACGAGATTTACGAGCACGTTGACCCGCACTACCTCTATAACCCGGGTGCTACGCTGCTACTTTCTCCTCTTGGGATGCTTCCAAGTATGGAAAGCGCGAGGCCATTTTTCATCCTGTTCAACGCGCTTTGCATTATTGCTGCAGTCACATGGCTTACGCGGCTAGCGGGCTTCCGCATGTCTCACCCGGTGCTTCCAATCGCATTAGCCCTTGCATTTATGACGGAAGCCGTGACAAATACCTTGGTGTTTTCGAACATCAACGGCGTACTGCTTCTCGCCCTGACTGCGTTTATCGCGTTGTTTCTCGCTAGGCGTGATGTCGGTGCGGGTATCGTGCTCGGGCTGGCGGTCGTCGTCAAGCCAATGTTCGCTCCGCTTCTCGTACTGCCACTGATGAAAATGCGGTGGAAGGTCGTTGCTAGCGGTGTCGCCGTACCTGTATTCCTCAACGTCATTGCCTGGCCGCTGACTCCAGGTGCTCGCGACTACATCGACGTTGTTGTGCCGTATCTAGGCATCACACGCGACTATGCCAACTCTTCGCTCGCAGGTTTTGCCGTCTATTTCGGTATGCCTGCCTGGGCGCACACCATCCTCTTTGTCGTCGCTGCATCTGCTGTTGCGGCGGCGATCATTGGTTTAGCCCGCTGGCGTTATAGCGACGAATGGCTTTGGCTGACCTTGAGCACCGGCGTCCTGCTCGCAGGCGTATGCCTACTGTCCTCACTCGGACAGGCGTACTACTCGATGATGCTCTTCCCCGCCCTGTTTACTGTGTTTCACCGCGCCAGCCCCCTTCACACTTGGCCAACGTGGCTGGGCGCCGTTTTATGTCTCGCGCCACTGAGTTGGGTTACGCCTGACGCGATACTGCTTGGACGGTGGCTGAACACTTTTCTTCCCACATTTGGATGGGCCGTGTTTATTGTCGCGGTGGCATCGTGGGTATGGTCTACTCAAATCACATCGGCGCCACAAAAGGAGAGGACGCGACAATGA
- the msrB gene encoding peptide-methionine (R)-S-oxide reductase MsrB, with amino-acid sequence MSESKPNYKDFTEAQWREKLSPEEFRVLREAGTEAPGVGEYTNTTTEGVYRCRACGEELFRSSEKFDAHCGWPAFFSPLAGDRIIEREDRSHGMIRTEVLCANCGSHLGHVFAGEGFDTPTDLRYCINSISLTLEEA; translated from the coding sequence ATGAGCGAATCCAAACCAAATTACAAGGACTTCACCGAAGCACAGTGGCGAGAAAAACTTAGCCCTGAAGAGTTTCGGGTCCTGCGGGAGGCCGGCACCGAGGCACCCGGTGTGGGCGAATACACCAACACCACCACTGAAGGTGTCTACCGTTGTAGAGCATGTGGTGAGGAACTGTTTCGGTCCTCAGAAAAGTTCGACGCACACTGCGGGTGGCCAGCATTCTTTTCCCCACTGGCGGGCGATCGGATTATTGAGCGCGAAGACCGCTCTCACGGAATGATCCGTACGGAAGTACTCTGCGCGAACTGTGGCTCTCATCTCGGCCACGTGTTTGCCGGCGAGGGTTTTGACACCCCCACCGACCTGCGTTACTGCATCAACTCCATTAGCCTGACGCTGGAAGAGGCCTAG
- the hemQ gene encoding hydrogen peroxide-dependent heme synthase, which translates to MMAKLDFAKLNATQRYLQFAVFRAIPGALGTERTRIIEEAQAFFRKLEEEGVVVVRGIYDNTGIRADADFMIWWHAEEFSDLQKALADFRRETAFGQLVEVSWLGNGLHRPAEFNKSHLPSFIMGEEPGDWITVYPFVRSYDWYIMDPQKRRRILSEHGQAARDFADVRANTVEAFTLGDYEWMLAFEAPTLERIEALMKTMRYTEARLHVREEVPFQTGRRVSDIAEIINILP; encoded by the coding sequence ATCATGGCCAAGCTTGACTTTGCGAAACTCAACGCCACGCAGCGTTATCTGCAGTTTGCAGTGTTCCGTGCAATTCCCGGTGCTCTTGGGACGGAACGTACTCGTATCATCGAAGAAGCGCAGGCTTTCTTCCGCAAGCTTGAAGAAGAGGGCGTCGTTGTTGTTCGTGGCATCTACGACAACACCGGCATTCGTGCTGATGCAGACTTCATGATCTGGTGGCACGCAGAAGAGTTTTCCGACCTACAAAAGGCACTGGCTGATTTCCGACGTGAGACTGCGTTCGGTCAGCTCGTTGAGGTGAGCTGGCTTGGCAACGGTTTGCACCGTCCTGCAGAGTTCAACAAGTCCCACCTGCCGAGTTTCATTATGGGGGAGGAACCGGGTGACTGGATCACGGTCTACCCCTTCGTTCGCTCGTATGACTGGTACATCATGGACCCCCAGAAGCGTCGCCGAATTCTTTCTGAACACGGCCAAGCCGCCCGCGACTTTGCGGACGTGCGCGCGAACACCGTCGAGGCGTTTACGCTCGGCGACTACGAGTGGATGCTGGCATTTGAGGCGCCAACGCTCGAGCGCATTGAGGCCCTGATGAAGACGATGCGCTACACCGAGGCCCGCCTGCACGTGCGCGAGGAGGTTCCGTTCCAGACCGGACGTCGCGTCAGCGACATCGCGGAGATCATCAACATCCTGCCGTAG
- a CDS encoding DUF3000 domain-containing protein: MNPDTTHQTSTHSADTLGEGANENWPADFSKAVESMHAAQLRPEISLGTIRPPQRPAPFSHAVGLEVVHPNEDGDNIPVDSEGDAFGRLILLHSPAAEEAWEGTMRLVAYIQADMDDAVASDPLLPDVAWQWLNESLAETSAGFTNLGGTVTSTASVRFGEIGGPPRAYQLEMRASWTAEGIDLKSHVEAFSKVLAHVAGLPPEGVTQLNAR; encoded by the coding sequence ATGAATCCGGACACCACCCACCAGACCTCCACACATAGTGCGGATACGCTCGGGGAAGGCGCGAACGAGAACTGGCCGGCGGATTTTTCTAAGGCCGTCGAGTCAATGCATGCAGCCCAGCTGCGTCCTGAGATTTCCCTCGGGACCATTCGACCGCCGCAGCGACCTGCACCGTTTAGCCATGCTGTGGGGCTCGAAGTCGTTCACCCGAACGAGGACGGTGACAACATCCCGGTCGATTCAGAAGGCGATGCTTTCGGCCGACTAATCCTGCTGCACTCCCCTGCCGCCGAGGAGGCCTGGGAGGGCACCATGCGGCTGGTGGCCTATATCCAAGCGGACATGGATGATGCTGTGGCGTCAGACCCGTTGCTACCTGACGTCGCTTGGCAGTGGCTCAATGAATCGCTCGCGGAGACCAGTGCTGGGTTCACCAATCTTGGCGGCACGGTTACGTCGACCGCATCAGTACGCTTCGGTGAGATCGGTGGACCTCCCCGCGCATACCAGTTGGAGATGCGCGCCTCCTGGACTGCTGAGGGGATCGACTTGAAGAGCCACGTCGAGGCTTTTTCCAAGGTTTTGGCCCATGTTGCCGGGCTTCCACCAGAGGGTGTGACACAGCTCAACGCACGCTAG
- a CDS encoding HRDC domain-containing protein, which translates to MTSQVQYHLVETPEQFSRAAAALAEGRGAYAIDTERAASFRYDDRAFLVQIYRRDTDTYLFAPEGNRDALHDALAPVINGEDWIIHAAVDDLKSLAMLGLYPGTIFDTELASRFAGFNRPNLAAMVQHFVGVELKKGHGHEDWSTTPLPPTWQEYAALDVAHLHDLAEALAEQLDNEGKLSFAEQEFERIVNELGPDNAPFNETWRDMKGVSGLRSARSLQLAKTLWTARDEHCRKEDISPGHMLSSESIVTIARTVPSSPWELRNCLRYRSLNTTKAKFWFSLVEQALAEDPEQWPTPAQPAPTDPPAKIVWEHDYPRSWHALQSARKYVSEVAAQQNIRPDMLLSSAVLRQVMWTAPDSDAVWSTDAAAMQLKRAGARPWQIALTAPLLARAQAEAKAAGIPQGKTPSSGRAAARRRRRKRAQ; encoded by the coding sequence ATGACATCCCAGGTGCAGTACCACCTCGTAGAAACTCCCGAGCAATTCTCTCGCGCAGCGGCGGCATTGGCAGAAGGTCGAGGCGCTTACGCCATCGATACCGAGCGCGCAGCGTCATTTCGTTATGACGACCGAGCGTTTCTCGTGCAGATTTATCGACGAGATACCGATACGTACCTGTTCGCCCCGGAAGGCAACCGAGACGCGCTTCATGATGCCCTCGCTCCCGTCATCAACGGTGAGGACTGGATTATCCACGCTGCCGTCGATGATCTTAAGTCGCTCGCAATGCTCGGTCTCTACCCAGGCACAATCTTTGATACAGAACTCGCATCCCGCTTCGCAGGGTTTAATAGGCCAAATTTGGCGGCGATGGTGCAGCACTTCGTGGGAGTAGAACTTAAAAAAGGTCACGGCCACGAGGACTGGTCCACCACACCTCTGCCACCAACGTGGCAAGAATACGCCGCGTTAGATGTCGCACACCTCCACGATCTCGCAGAGGCTCTCGCCGAGCAATTGGACAACGAAGGCAAGCTTTCGTTCGCCGAGCAGGAGTTTGAGCGGATTGTCAACGAGCTCGGACCGGACAACGCACCCTTTAATGAGACATGGCGTGACATGAAGGGAGTGTCAGGGCTACGCTCCGCCAGGAGCCTGCAGCTCGCTAAAACGCTGTGGACCGCCCGCGACGAACATTGCCGAAAAGAAGACATCTCTCCCGGTCACATGCTCTCGAGCGAATCAATCGTCACCATCGCTCGTACTGTGCCATCCTCCCCATGGGAACTACGAAACTGCCTGCGCTACCGATCGCTCAATACAACGAAAGCCAAATTCTGGTTTAGTCTCGTCGAACAGGCGCTCGCTGAGGACCCCGAACAATGGCCAACCCCCGCGCAGCCTGCACCGACTGACCCTCCCGCAAAAATTGTGTGGGAACACGACTACCCACGTTCCTGGCACGCATTGCAGTCGGCGCGAAAGTACGTCTCTGAAGTGGCGGCGCAACAAAACATCCGTCCAGATATGCTGCTCTCTTCTGCAGTGCTGCGACAAGTTATGTGGACCGCCCCAGACTCCGACGCCGTATGGAGCACTGACGCTGCTGCTATGCAACTGAAGCGTGCTGGGGCACGCCCATGGCAGATCGCCCTTACGGCACCGCTGCTCGCACGGGCCCAAGCTGAAGCGAAAGCAGCAGGAATCCCGCAGGGCAAAACCCCGTCATCTGGGCGAGCTGCAGCACGTCGCCGTCGCAGGAAGCGCGCTCAATAG